The stretch of DNA CCGGGCTGGGAGCCGATCGATCCGCAGGTGGTTGGTCGATGGGCGCCATAAGCCAGTACCTCCGGAAGTTCCTACACGTCGGACCAGCTTAGCCAAAGGCCCGGGCCGGCCACGGACCGCAACCGGCATCCGGGGAGCTCAGGTCAGGGCTTAGCCGGGTTGCGTTCACGCAGGGTTTCCCGGGCCAGCAGCCAGCCCGCTGCCGCGGCCACCAGGATTCCGCCCGTGACACCAAAAGCCCAGCCGTAGCCCAGGCGGTCCGCCAGCAGCCCGGCACAGACGGGCCCGATGATCGCCCCGCTGTCCGCCGTCATCTGGAAGACGGCGAGGACACGGCCGCTGGAGCGCTCATTGCCCACCACGTCGGCGACGGCGGCCTGTTGGGCCGGGCCGAGCAGGCCCGCCCCGATGCCCGCCACGGCTGAGGCCACGAGGAACCAGAGCAGCTCGTGCGTGGAGCCGATGGCTGCCGTGGCGGCGCCGGTGATCAGCAGACCGGCGAGCATCATCGGCTTCCGGCCCAGGTCGTCCGCGAGCCTTCCGGAGACGGTCAGCGCCGCGGCGTTGCCGCCGGCGAACACGGCCAGCGCCCAGCCGGCGGACCCTGGCCCGGCGCCGAGGGCGGCCACGGCAAACAGGGGGACCGTGGCCATCCGTACGCCGAATGTGGCCCAGCCGTTGGCGAAGCTTGAGAACAGCGCAGCACGGTAGGCGTTGTCCCGCAGGGCCTCGCGCAGCTCCATGGCCGGAACGCTGCCGCCCTCCGCCCGGGAAGCGGCGGGAACGTGGCTCAGCTGGGTCTGCACCACGAGCGCGGCGAGGACCAGGGCGGCCGCGTATGCCAGGAACGGGATCCGGAGGCCGAAGCTCGCGAGCAGGCCGCCCACAATCGGGCCGCAGACGTTCCCGATCAGGAAGGCCGAGGCGTAGGCCCCGGAGACGCGGCCGCGGCTTTCCGGCGGGGCCAGCCGGATCACGAGCGCCATGGACGCCACCGTGAACATGACCGATCCCGCTCCGCCCAGGCCCCGGAAGACCAGCAGCTGCCAGTAGTCCTGGGCAAAGGCGCACGCGGCGGTGGAGGCTGCCACGATCAGCAGTCCGGCCACATACACCGGCCGTTCGCCCAGCCTGACGATCAGGGCCCCGCCCGCGGGAGCAAAGACGAGTCGCATGAACGCGAAGATGCTGACGATCACGGCGGCGGCCGTGGCTCCGACGTCGAACGTCGTGGCGAACTGGGGGAGGACCGGCGCCACCAGGCCGAAGCCCAGCGCGATCAGGAAGGCGGCGACCAGCATCACCTTGATGTCACGGGGCAGCCGCGGGCGGCTTGGGCGCGGGCCGGCGGCCTCGGCCCGGGAATGACCGGCGCGGCGCGGGGTCTTGCTCATGATGCTGCGG from Arthrobacter sp. B3I9 encodes:
- a CDS encoding MFS transporter; translation: MSKTPRRAGHSRAEAAGPRPSRPRLPRDIKVMLVAAFLIALGFGLVAPVLPQFATTFDVGATAAAVIVSIFAFMRLVFAPAGGALIVRLGERPVYVAGLLIVAASTAACAFAQDYWQLLVFRGLGGAGSVMFTVASMALVIRLAPPESRGRVSGAYASAFLIGNVCGPIVGGLLASFGLRIPFLAYAAALVLAALVVQTQLSHVPAASRAEGGSVPAMELREALRDNAYRAALFSSFANGWATFGVRMATVPLFAVAALGAGPGSAGWALAVFAGGNAAALTVSGRLADDLGRKPMMLAGLLITGAATAAIGSTHELLWFLVASAVAGIGAGLLGPAQQAAVADVVGNERSSGRVLAVFQMTADSGAIIGPVCAGLLADRLGYGWAFGVTGGILVAAAAGWLLARETLRERNPAKP